Below is a genomic region from Persicimonas caeni.
AGACGCTCCGCCTCGGTAGCCGGGCCCTGAGTGGCCGGGCCCGCGCAGGCCGAGCACATCGAGACGAAGGCCAGCGAAACCAGGAAGTGTCCGGATCGGAAGTCAGTCATTGAGCGAGGCCGCCTATCAACCGTTTGGTCTGAAAATGCGCCAGACCAGATTGAATAAAAAAGACCCATTACACAAGGCCCGCCTTGGCACAGATTGCCGAAAGCGTCGTCAATACGATAGCTTCGGGTATTGTCGGCCTCGCCAAGTGGGGTTAGCTTCCAAATCAAGCACTACTCACCACCCATCGAATTCCGCAGTGAGCTGCGAAGCGCGTCTATGGCGATACCTCTGGGACCATTCGACCTACTCGAGCCGCTGGGAAGCGGGGGCATGGGCGCGGTGTGGCGAGCCGTGCACCGCGAACAATCGATCCCGGTGGCCGTCAAGGCGCTGAGCGGCGAGTCGGCGCACGACCCCGATTTTCGTGCCGAATTCGCCCGCGAAGTGCAGGCCGTCGCCGGGTTGGCCCATCCGGGGATCGTGTCGGTGTACGATTATGGGATCATCCCCGAGGCGACCGCGGCGGCCTCCGACGGCGCGCTGGTCGCCGGAAGCCCCATGCTGGCCATGGAGTTGGCCGATCGCGGCGCGCTGACCAACCTGAACCTGATTCCCAACTGGGCGGCACTTCGCGACCTGTTGCTCCAGCTGCTCGACGCGCTCGGCTACGCCCACGCACGCGGCATGATTCACCGCGACGTCAAACCGACCAACATCTTGCTGTCGTCGACCCCAGCCGCTCACGTGCGCTACAAGCTGACCGACTTTGGCATTGCGCACGCCCTCGACCCGTTTAGCAGCCAGACCACTCAAGAAAACGGCATCTACCGAGGCTCGCCGGACTATTCGCCTCCCGAGCAGCTCGAGGGAACCTGGCGCGACTACGGCCCCTGGACCGACTTGTATGCGCTGGGATGCGTCGCCTACGAGTTCGCCTCGGGCAGGCCGCCGTTCATGGAGCAGAACTTCGTCAAGCTGGCCATGTGCCACATGGAGCAGGCGCCGCCGCCGATCGAGCCGCGGTTTGCACTGCCGGACGGCTTCGAGCGCTGGGTGATGCGCCTGCTCGCCAAGAAGCCGCGCAAGCGCTATCGCCGCGCCGCCGACGCCGCTTGGGCGCTTCTGCAACTGACGCCGGTGCTCGACTCCGCGTTCGACGGGGGGAGCGCGTCACCGCGCCAGCAGGGTCGAGCCCCGAGGCAACCGGCGCCGCTGGCACACGGTGACCAAGACAGCGTCGAGCTGGGGCCGAACACCGTCGAGTGGGCCGATGACGAGCCTGGGCAGGCGCACTCGGTCGATGAATCCATCGGCGAGATGCCTACGGTGCGCCTGCCGGAGAACCAACAGGGCCAGACCGAACCGCGTGGGGACCGCGAAAGACCCGACCAACGAACGACCTGTAAGGAGACGTCTTCGCCGAGCGATGACGCCATGATCAACCTGTCGATTCCGGAGCGCGCCTGGCAGGACGCCAGCGGCGGGAAGGGTGTCGGCAAGGAGTTGCCGGAGCCGGTAGCAGGATTCGAGTCATCGCCACCGCCGTTGCCACCGACCTGGCGGCGCGACACCCAGCGAAAGCCCGACACCCACCTGATCGGCGCAGGCCTGAACCTGTTCGGGCTGCGCGAAGTCGAATTCATCGGCCGCGAGGCCGAGCGTGATGTGGTCTGGGACGCCCTTGGTGAGGTCATCGAGACGGGAACACCGCACGCAGTGCTCATCCGCGGCCCCTCGGGCACCGGCAAGAGCCGCCTGGCCCAATGGATGTGCCAGCGCGCCCACGAGGTCGGCGCCGTGACGGTCATGGCCGCGAGCCACAGCCAACAATCGCAGCCGCTCGAGCCGCTGCGCCGTATGCTCGAGCAACCGCTGAGCACCTGGGGGATGAGCCCTCGCAACGTGCATCAGCGTGTGTGCGAGACGATCGACACCCTCTTCGAGCTCGACGCGAGCCAAGAAGAAGCTTACCTGCTCGACTACACCGCCCGTGGCGTCACCGAGTTCTTGCGTCCGAGCGTCGCCGAATCGGCCCAACTGGATGGTCCGCCGGTGGACTTTCGCACCAAGCGCGAGCGCTACGCGGTCATCGCCCGCTTTTTGCAGGCACTGGCCAAGCGCCGCCCGCTGATGCTCTGGCTCGACGATGTCGCGTGGGCGACCGATGCAGTGGGCCTCGTCGAGTATTTGCTCGAGTCGAACCAACAGGTGCCGGTGCTCTTTTTGATGACCGCGCGCGACGAGTCGTTGATCGAGCGCCCGGCGATGGCCGATCGACTCGACGCCCTCGCCCAAGAAGATGCGGTGACTCCGCTGGAGCTCGGCCCACTGCCGTCGCCCAACCACGCCGAGCTCATCGAGCACTTGCTCACGCTGAGCCCGGACCTGGCCTGGCAAGTCGAAGAGCGCACCGCCGGCAACCCACTCTTTGCAGTGCAACTAGTCCGCGACTGGGTCGAACGCGACGTGCTCGAGCCGTCGGCGCACGGCTTCACGCTGCGCGAAGGCGCCGATGCGCCGCTTCCCGACGACCTGTCTGCGCTGTGCCAGGAGCGCATCGAGCGTTTTCTGGACAAGTACTATTCGGGGCGAAAGGACGAACTGCGCCAGATCTTGGAGGTCGCGGCAGCGTTGGGGCGCGAGGTCGACGAGGTCGAGTGGCGCTCGGCGTGCAAGAACCTGGGGCTGGCGATTCCCGACGGGCTCGTGGCCGAGATGGTCAACCAGAAGCTCGCCCATCGCACCCCAGAGGGCTGGGCGTTTGTCCACGGCGCGCTTCGCGAGGTGATCGAGCGCGGCGCGCGCAACGCCGACCGCTGGGGGTACCACCAGCAGAACTGCATCATCATGCTCGACGAGCTGTATGGGCTGGAGACTCCGGGCATCTGGAAGCGCTGGGGTGATCACCTCTATAGCGCCGGTGAGCTCGAGGACGCCCTCGAGCCGCTGTTGGCGGCGGCCAACGAGGCGCGCCAGGCCGCCGATTGCCCCACCGGTCTGGAAGTGCTCGACCGCATCGACGAGATCTGCGGCCAGCTCGGTCTGAAACACGACGTGCGCCAAGTGCGATCGTGGCTGCAGCGGGCGAACCTGTTGCGCCAATACCGCCACGCCCACGACCCGCAGCGGGCGCGGGAGTTGGTCGAGCAGGCCATGCAGGTCGCCCGATCACGCGGCTGGCTCAGCGAGTTGGGCATCGCGTTGCTCGAAGAGGCGCGCACGCTGGCGCATAACGGCGACTTCGCGGCGTCGCTCGACTCGTTCGAGTCGGCGCGGTCGATTTTCGAGGAAAACGGTATGCGCGAGGAGGCTGTCACGACGCTGTTGAGCATGTGCGCCGCGCAGCGCCGCGTGGGTCAATTCAGCCGGATGCGTCAGACCCTTCAGCAGGCACGCTCGCTTTGCGCGTCGCACGACAAGCGCCACCGCGCGATGGTCCACGAGCGGTACACACAATATTACCTGGACGGCCCGCAAAAGGACCTCGAGCAGGCACGCATTCACGCGGAGCGCTTTTTGGTGGCGGCGCAAGAGCACCTGTCGCCGGTGAGCCAGGCGAAGGCGTGGGGCAATCTGGGTGAGATCAAACGGCTGGAAGGCAATCATGAAGACGCGCTGGGCGACTATCGGCGCGCTTACGCGCTGAGCAACGGCGTGGGCGCCATCAAGCTGCCGTGTTTGTGCTTGCACAATATCGCCATGACCCAGTTCGAGATGGGCCACCTCGATGAGGCACGCCGCTGGTTCCGCGACAGTCGAATCTGCATGGAGAAGAACGACTTCCAGCTCTTCGTGGCCGTTCCCATTGTGGGACTCGCCGCCTGTGAGGCGACGCGCGGGAGGTGGGAGTCGGCCCGGTCGCTGTTCGAAGCGGCGCTGGAGCGAATGGAAAGTCGCACCAATTTCGTGCGCGACCTCGCCGTGTTGGCCGAGTTCCTCGGCAAGACGGCCGCCGAGGCCGGACACGAAGAGTTGGCCAGACAAGCGTTGGCGCTGGCACGCGAGCACTGGGAGGTCAAAGAACCCGGGCGCCTCACCTAAACAGAAATCGCCCCCCGATCTCGCCCACCCCCAACACGGTGTCAGACACCATGTTGTCCAGCTCTCATGCGCCTTTGAGCGCGATCTCGTGCCCCCGATCGACCCGCTGCCTCACAAAAAAAATCACCTAATCACGCAACGATTCGGGCAATTCTGCCGAAAACCGTAATGAGGGCTGTCGATGAACCTTCACCCACGGAGACTGGCAGATGGGACACCCGCTCAGGCAGCAAGAGAAAGACGCTATCTACGAGATTGTGAACCGCACTCAGCACCAATTCCACGGGCTCTCGCCCGACGCCGACGAGGTCGTCAACAAGATCATCCTGGGGCTTCTGGCCAAATATGCCTGGATCTACGGGGTCGAGATCTTTGCGTTTTGCTTCATGTCCAACCACTTCCACATCCTGGCGCGCTGTAAATCGCTGCAACTTCACCTGTTCATGCGCGACTTCCAGAGCCAGATCGCCCGCAAAATGAACGCGCTTCGCGGCCGCACAGGCACCTTCTGGGAGCGCCGTTACACCGCCACCAAGGTGCTCGACGACGACGCGATGATCGATCGACTTCGCTATACCGTGTGTAATCCCTGTGAGTCGGACCTGGTGAGCCATCCGAAGAAGTGGCCGGGGCTGTGCTCCTGGCAGATCCACGACAACGGTGAGCCACTGGTGGGCGAGGTGGTCGACCGTGAGACGTACTGGCGCGAGAAGCGAAAGAAGAAGAACGAGGACAAGACCGAGGCAGAACTCATCGAGATGGCCACGGTGCGCTACCCGCTGGAGCTGGCCAAGCTGCCGAAGTGGGAGGACATGGATGACGAGGCCTACCACCAGAAGATGCGAGAAGAGTGCCACAAGCACGCCGGCGAGCTGGCCAAGAAGCGCTGTCGACCGTGCCTGGGAAGAAAGAAGGTGCTCGCTCAAAAGTGGTCGAGCCGCCCCAGAAACCCGAAGAAGGCGCCGCGCCCGCTGTGCCACGGCGGTGACCTCCAGCAGCGCGAGGAGTATCGCCAGCAGCGCTGGGACGTGACCGACGACTACCGAAAAGCAGTCGGAAAGTGGCGTGAGGGCAAGACCCAGGTCAAACGTATCGAATTCCCTGAAGGCACGATCCCGCCCGGCCATCAGTTTTGCTACGGTCGCAAAGGTGAGTTCAACATGACCGTGCCGCAACTGCGGTCCTGAGACGACGTCTCGTCGTCCATCCCAGAAGTCCCAGCCATCGTACCCCACCCGGTCTCGTCATAGGTGACGTGAACCCGCCACAGTGCATCTTCGCAAGTCCGAGTCCGCCACGGACCGAAATGATACGGCGCAATCCGCCAAGAGACCCGGAACAGACACGACGTCCCCCCTCTCGAGGAAACTAGAAAGGTTACATCATGCCCATTCAACGTAACGATAGGACTCCAATCCCGCCGTGAACCGCATGAAACCTGCCCCACATGGTGTCTGACACCATTTCCGGGGGCACATTATTTATGGGGCGATTAGCATACGCCGTGAGTTGACGGTGTACTCTTGGTGAACCTCGTCCCCAGCATTGGTCTCTCCGCCGATATCCTTCCAAAACGGCTCGAAGTCGTACGACGAGTACAGCTTGGGCTCGATATCGCCCCACTGCCGGTCCTCGATGACTTCGCGAACCTCAGGTATTTTGTAGGTAGGCAGGCGCAGCGTAATGACGTGACCCAGCCCCAGCGAGCCGGTCCAAGAGACGATTTCGACGCCCTCGGGCGGAAACGCCTCCTGAAATCCATTCTCCTTGAGTTGCTCCTTGAACGCGACCAGACTCTCGGCCTTCTTCTGGTGCAATACCAGCGTCACGAACGTCGACGGGTTGTGCTCCTGCGTCTGAGCCGGCGCGCCCGCCAGCGTAGCGACCGCGCTCACCACCAGACACACCAAAAAGAGGCTGACGATTCTAGATGAGTGAGTCATGACGCCCTCGACCTTCTCATTGGGTTGATTCGCCCGAATCGTCTCATATTGCCTCGCCGTAAACAATCGTAGCCTCCCCCTGCGCCCTGCTACGCCGCCAACACGGTGTCTGACACCGTGATTAAAATGAAATATCCAACCCGCCAACATGGTGTCTGACACCGTGCGGGGAGAGCCCAGAGCACCACGAGCCGACCGTCACGGTCGGCTCGTGGCAGCATCGCACCCAAAATGTCTGATGCTAAACTTGGCTCACGCGTCTCGCAGCGCGACCAGCCAATCGCGCAACTCTCGAAGCAAATCGTAGGCAGTTTCTTGATAGGTGCACTCCTGCACCCAGTCGTCGTTGTCCGGCGTACCGTTGGCTGCACACCCGTCGAGCTTCGGAAGCAGGTCGTTTTCGACCTGGCGGATGGCCGCGTCGATCTGCGCGGTCTTGCCGGTGCGCAGCGCCGCGTCGACTTTGTTGGCAATCGCACGCAGCTTGTTCTTCAGTGCGCCACAACCGCCACCGACTTTCCAAGCACCCGCCGGGATGTCGCACAAGGCGTCTTCGACAATGTCGACCGCCCCATCGATGGTGTCGTCTTCCATGCCATTGCAGTTGTTGTCGACACCGTCATACGGGATCTCTTGGGCGTCCGGGTTGATGGCCGGGTCGTAAGGCGCGCAGTCGGCGTCGTTGTCCCAGCCGTCACCATCGATGTCAGGGTCGCATTCGTCGCCCAAACCGTCGCCGTCGAGGTCTTCTTGGGCGGGATTGTAGCTCAACGAGCAATTGTCAGCACCGTCTTCGACCCCGTCCCCATCATCGTCCGGATCACACGCATTACCCTGCCCATCACCGTCAAAGTCGAGTTGGTCGGGGTTGGCCACGGTCGGGCAATTATCGGCGTCGTCTTCGACCCCGTCGTTGTCGTCATCAATGTCGCACACGTCGCCTTGACCATCGCCGTCCAGATCTTGCTGCCCCGGATTGTAACTCGCCGGACAATTGTCTACCGCGTCGTCGGCGCCGTCACCGTCGTCATCCGAGTCACAAGCGTCGCCGAGGCCGTCGCCGTCCGCGTCGAGTTGCAGGGGATTGGGCGTGTGCGGACAGTTGTCCGCCGAGTCAGCCACCCCGTCTCCGTCGGCATCGGACGTACCCTGACGCGTCGTGCACTCTTTCTCCGGTCCATAGCTCACCGCCCCGTACTGGTCGTAGTGCGCGATGCGATAGGTGT
It encodes:
- a CDS encoding serine/threonine-protein kinase, with the translated sequence MAIPLGPFDLLEPLGSGGMGAVWRAVHREQSIPVAVKALSGESAHDPDFRAEFAREVQAVAGLAHPGIVSVYDYGIIPEATAAASDGALVAGSPMLAMELADRGALTNLNLIPNWAALRDLLLQLLDALGYAHARGMIHRDVKPTNILLSSTPAAHVRYKLTDFGIAHALDPFSSQTTQENGIYRGSPDYSPPEQLEGTWRDYGPWTDLYALGCVAYEFASGRPPFMEQNFVKLAMCHMEQAPPPIEPRFALPDGFERWVMRLLAKKPRKRYRRAADAAWALLQLTPVLDSAFDGGSASPRQQGRAPRQPAPLAHGDQDSVELGPNTVEWADDEPGQAHSVDESIGEMPTVRLPENQQGQTEPRGDRERPDQRTTCKETSSPSDDAMINLSIPERAWQDASGGKGVGKELPEPVAGFESSPPPLPPTWRRDTQRKPDTHLIGAGLNLFGLREVEFIGREAERDVVWDALGEVIETGTPHAVLIRGPSGTGKSRLAQWMCQRAHEVGAVTVMAASHSQQSQPLEPLRRMLEQPLSTWGMSPRNVHQRVCETIDTLFELDASQEEAYLLDYTARGVTEFLRPSVAESAQLDGPPVDFRTKRERYAVIARFLQALAKRRPLMLWLDDVAWATDAVGLVEYLLESNQQVPVLFLMTARDESLIERPAMADRLDALAQEDAVTPLELGPLPSPNHAELIEHLLTLSPDLAWQVEERTAGNPLFAVQLVRDWVERDVLEPSAHGFTLREGADAPLPDDLSALCQERIERFLDKYYSGRKDELRQILEVAAALGREVDEVEWRSACKNLGLAIPDGLVAEMVNQKLAHRTPEGWAFVHGALREVIERGARNADRWGYHQQNCIIMLDELYGLETPGIWKRWGDHLYSAGELEDALEPLLAAANEARQAADCPTGLEVLDRIDEICGQLGLKHDVRQVRSWLQRANLLRQYRHAHDPQRARELVEQAMQVARSRGWLSELGIALLEEARTLAHNGDFAASLDSFESARSIFEENGMREEAVTTLLSMCAAQRRVGQFSRMRQTLQQARSLCASHDKRHRAMVHERYTQYYLDGPQKDLEQARIHAERFLVAAQEHLSPVSQAKAWGNLGEIKRLEGNHEDALGDYRRAYALSNGVGAIKLPCLCLHNIAMTQFEMGHLDEARRWFRDSRICMEKNDFQLFVAVPIVGLAACEATRGRWESARSLFEAALERMESRTNFVRDLAVLAEFLGKTAAEAGHEELARQALALAREHWEVKEPGRLT
- a CDS encoding transposase, which codes for MGHPLRQQEKDAIYEIVNRTQHQFHGLSPDADEVVNKIILGLLAKYAWIYGVEIFAFCFMSNHFHILARCKSLQLHLFMRDFQSQIARKMNALRGRTGTFWERRYTATKVLDDDAMIDRLRYTVCNPCESDLVSHPKKWPGLCSWQIHDNGEPLVGEVVDRETYWREKRKKKNEDKTEAELIEMATVRYPLELAKLPKWEDMDDEAYHQKMREECHKHAGELAKKRCRPCLGRKKVLAQKWSSRPRNPKKAPRPLCHGGDLQQREEYRQQRWDVTDDYRKAVGKWREGKTQVKRIEFPEGTIPPGHQFCYGRKGEFNMTVPQLRS
- a CDS encoding thrombospondin type 3 repeat-containing protein; the protein is MKRLKHLVVLVFAAAILLPVAAEAATTSSVYVLLKNGGSGDFTYYNQVKVFANADYDAYDRIEWAPEYRWETVSPGETFTARFSGLYVYSGWQGTYQFEVSFEDNNYTKNTVVIDGVRFNSSYKTYYVSKLGVTTYRPSDYWALEVAPDGGNSAPEEVAIRGCYPDYPDYESSLYVWWSLSPRPSDYSHMTLQRQDPGSTRWQDVRTTFWWGSQHYSDSGLQPGTTYTYRIAHYDQYGAVSYGPEKECTTRQGTSDADGDGVADSADNCPHTPNPLQLDADGDGLGDACDSDDDGDGADDAVDNCPASYNPGQQDLDGDGQGDVCDIDDDNDGVEDDADNCPTVANPDQLDFDGDGQGNACDPDDDGDGVEDGADNCSLSYNPAQEDLDGDGLGDECDPDIDGDGWDNDADCAPYDPAINPDAQEIPYDGVDNNCNGMEDDTIDGAVDIVEDALCDIPAGAWKVGGGCGALKNKLRAIANKVDAALRTGKTAQIDAAIRQVENDLLPKLDGCAANGTPDNDDWVQECTYQETAYDLLRELRDWLVALRDA